A genome region from Methanobacterium aggregans includes the following:
- a CDS encoding DUF5518 domain-containing protein, translated as MIKINLKIIGVGALVNAALTIILSRIFFPLLVLGPLTGGFLSSYHSRGYEDYDKMDKKDGMVVGAISGLIGGLITGLLFILGIGDITSILGVISTGNTLLNAYIIIQLSLIMSFVLGLVGGFLGVIVKK; from the coding sequence TTGATCAAAATAAACCTGAAAATTATTGGAGTAGGTGCTCTCGTTAATGCAGCTTTAACTATTATTTTATCAAGAATCTTTTTCCCTCTCTTAGTCTTAGGCCCGCTTACTGGAGGATTCTTATCATCTTACCATAGCAGAGGATATGAAGATTACGATAAAATGGATAAAAAAGATGGAATGGTTGTAGGGGCAATTTCAGGATTAATTGGAGGTTTAATAACAGGTTTATTATTCATTCTGGGCATTGGAGATATAACATCCATTCTAGGAGTAATCTCCACTGGCAATACATTACTCAATGCATATATCATCATTCAACTGTCATTAATTATGAGTTTTGTTTTAGGATTAGTTGGAGGATTCCTCGGAGTCATTGTCAAAAAGTAA
- a CDS encoding AAA family ATPase, whose translation MKVIGVTGLPGSGKSVVSRVAKNLKIPIVRMGDVIRDEAEKRGSTPGEVAVKLREEYGEFVVAERCVESIKSMDKKHNPNMNQDTASADDVYMIEGIRSPYEVEIFRKNFKDFKVIAVHSTPKTRFKRLKKRMRDDDSMELSQFKKRDERELNFGIGNVIATSDYMIVNEGPVKKLKNVVRGVLKNEMQSKG comes from the coding sequence ATGAAGGTTATTGGGGTTACGGGACTGCCGGGTTCTGGTAAAAGTGTTGTTTCAAGGGTGGCTAAGAACCTGAAAATACCCATCGTACGTATGGGGGATGTTATCAGAGATGAGGCCGAAAAAAGAGGTTCAACACCTGGAGAAGTTGCAGTTAAATTAAGAGAGGAGTACGGTGAATTTGTGGTAGCAGAACGCTGTGTTGAATCAATAAAATCTATGGATAAAAAACATAATCCAAACATGAATCAGGATACTGCTTCAGCAGATGATGTTTACATGATAGAAGGTATAAGAAGTCCCTACGAAGTTGAAATCTTCAGAAAAAACTTCAAGGATTTCAAGGTAATAGCAGTTCATTCAACTCCCAAAACAAGGTTCAAAAGACTTAAAAAACGTATGAGGGATGATGATTCAATGGAATTATCCCAGTTTAAAAAGCGGGACGAGCGCGAACTTAACTTTGGAATTGGAAATGTGATCGCAACTTCGGATTACATGATCGTCAATGAAGGGCCTGTGAAGAAACTTAAAAATGTTGTGAGGGGCGTATTAAAAAATGAAATGCAAAGTAAAGGCTAA
- a CDS encoding RNA-binding domain-containing protein: MKCKVKAKAMINPTEDLEKVTEALSNMFDYDDIEIGEDYVLVSGGIESLQILKELLRERRIRDTATRILEKGVHDTKITFSLSKQAALVGVSNFVDGYLSPLGEIEVEIETDEVEALIQWITEK, translated from the coding sequence ATGAAATGCAAAGTAAAGGCTAAAGCAATGATTAATCCAACAGAGGATCTTGAAAAGGTTACCGAAGCTCTTTCTAACATGTTCGATTATGATGATATTGAAATAGGTGAAGATTATGTTCTGGTTTCTGGAGGTATAGAATCACTTCAGATTTTAAAGGAGTTACTAAGAGAAAGGAGAATACGTGACACTGCAACCAGAATACTTGAAAAAGGTGTGCATGATACTAAAATCACCTTCTCTTTAAGTAAACAGGCAGCACTTGTTGGGGTGTCTAACTTTGTTGATGGTTACCTATCTCCACTTGGAGAAATAGAAGTAGAAATAGAAACAGATGAAGTTGAAGCATTGATCCAGTGGATCACAGAGAAATGA
- a CDS encoding 4-phosphopantoate--beta-alanine ligase, producing the protein MIPKDHPRYESLMLRAKIVDAYKKGILADSGMIAHGRGEAFDYLIGEKTTETARKAERAGAAALLLAENPVISVNGNTTALAAELVVELAETLGAKIEINLFYRTASRVEKVEETLKDAGARRVLGIEDEEKGIIDGLEGPRARASLEGVYSADVVLVPLEDGDRAEALVANGKTVVTVDLNPLSRTAKTSSITIVDNVVRALPNIIQEVAEFKNYSDDDLKMILENFNNDQNLEESLKIVSRTYIGDA; encoded by the coding sequence ATGATACCTAAAGATCATCCAAGATATGAATCACTCATGTTAAGGGCAAAGATAGTGGATGCCTACAAAAAGGGTATACTTGCAGATTCTGGAATGATAGCCCATGGACGGGGTGAAGCATTTGACTACCTCATAGGTGAGAAAACAACGGAAACTGCCAGAAAAGCTGAAAGGGCAGGTGCAGCAGCACTTCTACTTGCAGAAAACCCGGTTATATCAGTTAATGGTAACACAACAGCTCTTGCAGCGGAATTGGTTGTGGAACTTGCAGAAACCCTTGGAGCAAAGATAGAAATAAACCTATTCTACAGAACCGCTTCCAGGGTTGAAAAAGTTGAAGAAACACTTAAGGATGCTGGTGCCAGAAGGGTTCTGGGTATAGAAGATGAAGAAAAGGGAATTATAGATGGTCTTGAAGGTCCAAGGGCAAGGGCAAGTCTTGAGGGAGTTTACAGTGCAGATGTTGTTTTGGTGCCTCTTGAAGATGGTGACAGGGCAGAGGCGCTTGTTGCAAATGGAAAGACTGTTGTAACAGTTGATCTCAATCCACTCTCAAGAACTGCAAAAACCTCGAGTATAACCATCGTTGACAACGTTGTACGTGCACTACCAAATATCATCCAGGAAGTTGCAGAGTTTAAAAATTACAGTGATGATGATCTTAAAATGATACTGGAAAATTTTAATAATGATCAGAATCTTGAAGAATCATTGAAGATAGTTTCAAGAACTTATATTGGTGATGCGTAA
- a CDS encoding diphthine--ammonia ligase — MKAAVLFSGGKDSTMAAYKAVEEGWELECLVSMFSENPASYMFHVPNIGLTELSSEAMGVPLLKARTPGEKEEELEDLRKVLGELKERGVEGVFAGALESVYQKSRIDSICSELGLESHAPLWHRDPREYMEEIINLGFEVIITSASAEGLDESWLGRKLDLELLDELIKLNEKYGIHIGFEGGEAETLVLDCPLFKKRINVVEARKVWEKDSGYYLIEEAVLEDKN, encoded by the coding sequence ATGAAAGCAGCTGTACTATTTTCAGGAGGCAAAGACAGTACAATGGCAGCATATAAAGCCGTTGAAGAAGGTTGGGAGTTGGAATGTCTTGTTTCCATGTTCTCAGAAAACCCAGCATCCTACATGTTCCATGTTCCCAACATAGGTTTGACTGAATTATCCTCAGAGGCAATGGGTGTTCCACTCCTCAAAGCCAGGACCCCTGGTGAAAAAGAAGAGGAACTGGAAGATTTAAGGAAGGTTTTAGGGGAACTGAAGGAAAGGGGTGTTGAAGGTGTTTTTGCAGGTGCCCTGGAATCTGTCTATCAAAAATCAAGGATAGACAGTATCTGCAGTGAACTTGGACTTGAGTCACATGCCCCACTCTGGCACAGGGATCCCAGGGAGTACATGGAAGAGATCATAAACCTTGGATTTGAGGTTATAATAACCAGTGCATCTGCAGAAGGCCTTGATGAATCCTGGCTGGGTAGAAAGCTGGATCTGGAACTTCTGGATGAACTCATAAAACTCAATGAGAAGTACGGTATTCATATAGGATTTGAGGGTGGTGAAGCTGAAACCCTTGTACTTGACTGTCCTCTTTTCAAAAAACGTATAAATGTAGTTGAGGCACGAAAGGTATGGGAAAAAGACAGCGGATACTACTTGATAGAAGAAGCTGTTTTAGAGGATAAGAATTAA